The following DNA comes from Janthinobacterium sp. TB1-E2.
ATGTTACGCAGTGGCGCGTCCCGGAGCGTGTCGCGCCCCGTACTGGCCCGTGCCACGGCGCCGGCCAGCCCCATGGCCCATCTGCTCGACGCCGGCGTCTTGCCGCAACAGCAGATGATGCAGGCAGGCAAACTCAGTTCCCATGCACTGACGTCGCAGTACCTGGCCCGCATCCGCTCCCTGTGCAGCATCGGCGCGCGCGCCTATCCCGGCATTGAAATCAATCCCGACGCCTTGAAAATTGCCCTGGAAATGGACCGCGAGCGGCAAGTGCACAAGGTGCGCGGCCCCTTGCACGGCATCCCCGTCGTCTTGCGCGACAACATCGCCACGGGTGACCGCATGAAGACGCGCACGCAGGCGCCCCTGGCCACGCACGCCAGCTGCGATTCCTTCGTGGCGGCGCGCTTGCGCGCGGCCGGCGCCGTCATCATCGGCAAAAGCAATTTGCGCCAGTGGGCGGCCGTCAGCGTGCCGCATGCCAGTGCCAGCTGGGCCGGACTCACCATCCTGGCCGTCGACAGCGCGGCGGACGGCTCCATCGTCGCGCCTGCTTCAAACTGCGGCCTGGTCGCCATCAAGCCCACGGGCAGGGCCGCTGGCGGGCAGGGTGGTGAGCCAGCCACTGCCGGACCGATGGCGCCCAGCGTGCGCGAGGCGGCCTGGCTGCTTGCCGCCTTGAGCGGCGAGCGCCTGGCCGATGGCATGGTGTTTGATGCCGCCGGCTTGCGCGGGCGCCGCATCGGCGTGGCGCGCAGCCTGTTCGGCCTGTGCGCCGGCACCGATGCCCTGATCGAGCAGGCGCTGAACGTGTTGCGCGAGCAGGGCGCGGAACTGATCGAATTGCCTCCCGCGCCCGGGCCGGGCGGCATCGACGCGCTGCTGCGCTCGCATGGCCTCGATGCGCTGGTGGGGCCGACCTGCCACGGCGTAGCGCAGCCGCAGTCCGACTTGCCGCACATCACGGTGCCTGCCGGCGTGCTCGGGGGCTTGCCGGTCGGCTTGTCCTTCATCGGTCCTGCCCACGGCGAGAAGCCGCTCATTGCGATGGCGTATGCCTACGAGCAGGCGACTTTGCACCGGCGTACGCCCGCACTGCCATCAAGCATCACCCTGGCGCTGCGCCGACCATGATGATTCCTTTCGTTTTCTTTCGATAAACTATGCTTGCAACCTTGCTGCTGAGTGCGGCCGTGGCCGCCACCCCGACTCCTTTCGATGCCGAGCAACTGTCCGGCAGCTGGTCCGACAGCGTGAATACAAATAGTGTGTGCGAAGAAGCGCGCCACTTCACGCGCATGCAGCTGTCAGACGACCATCAGCGGCTGGCGATCTTCAACGACCGCACGTGGAAAAGCAAGCTGGGCGAAACCAACCGCTTTGCCGCGACGGTGGTGGCGGAAACGGAGCGTAGCCTGACGTTACGCTATGACAATGAAACCCGCCTCAATGCCGCCGGCAAGCTGGTGGAATGGCAATTGATCATCGTCGCGCCCGGCGTGTACCGCTGGCGCGAGACGGGCTGGCCCGAAGGCAAGGTCAACGGGGTGGTCGGCATCCGCTGTTCTCCCTGAGGCGCGCGCACAAGCATGCCATTCTGCTATGCTTTCGGCATTATTCGATATTGTTAGGAAATTGCATGTCCGCACGTTTGCTCTTGCCCCTGTTCCTGGGCGCTGCCGTGGCGCTGGCCGCCATGCCGGCGCAGGCCCGTACGCCGAGGCTGTCGCTGATCGAGCAGGCGCAAAGTTGCGACGGCGGCGCTACCTGTCCGTATTTTCCCGACGTCTACAAGGCGGACTACGCCTTTCGCAAGGCTTTTAATGTCGGCTTGAAAAAGGCGGGCCTGAAGCGGCAGCGCTGGGTGCCCGATGGCGTGGCCAGCCCGCTCAAGCCGGTCGAGATCGACGGCAAGGCGCGCCTGCTGAGCAGCGTCTGCGAACCGCACAATTGCGGCCACCGCTATTCGATTTTGTACGACCCGGCCGCGCGCAGCATGACGGGCGTGTACATGGGCAGCGATGGCAAGGGCGGCGTGCGCACCGTCTACTTCGGCGAGCCCAGCATCGCAGAAGCCGAACTGCTGTACAAGAACTGATGCACGCGCCACTGCACATTTCCAGCGAGCGCAACGAACTGGACGTGCCCATGATTCACCGCTACCTGAGCGAGCAGTCGTACTGGAAGCGCGGTGTGGCAATCGACACGGTGCGCAAGGGGATCGCCAACGCGCTGTGTTTCGGCGGCTATGTGGATGGGCAGCAAGTGGCGTTCGCCAGGGTCGTCACCGACTACACGGATTTTGCGTACCTGCGCGACGTGTTTGTGTTGCCGCAATACCAGGGGCGCGGCTATGGCAAGCAGATGGTGGCCGCCGTGCTCGGCGATGCGCGTTTGCGCGATGTCGCCTGGATGCTGGGCACCGACGATGCGCATGGCCTGTATGCTGGCTTTGGTTTTACGCCGCTGGAGGCGCCGCAAAAGTACATGCGCCGCCCGGCGCCAGTAAAATTATCAAAAGAATAGTTGATTCCATAAAAACTATTGATATTGTCGTATCAGATTAATATTGCCTTGATAATGACAATATGTCATTATGCGCGCTCTGCTGCGATTGCGCAGCCGTACTTTGCTGGTGTTTTTGCCTTGCCATCGCCATACGGTGAGGGCGAGCTGAATGAGCGGTCTGACTGGTCGTCCCCTGGGTACGTTTTTTCGACAATGTAAAGGAATACATCATGAAACAATATGGCGCCGAATTTCTCGGCACGTTCTGGCTGGTACTGGGCGGTTGCGGCAGCGCCGTGCTGGCCGCGGCCTTCCCTGGTCTTGGCATCGGCTTTGTCGGCGTGGCGCTGGCGTTTGGCCTGACGGTGCTGACCATGGCTTACGCCATCGGCCACATCTCGGGCTGCCACCTGAATCCTGCCGTCTCGATCGGCCTGTGGGCAGGCGGCCGTTTCCCTGCCAATCAACTGTTGCCATACATCATCGCGCAAGTGCTGGGCGCCATCGTGGCTGGCGGCGTGCTGTACGTGATCGCCAGCGGCCAGGCCGGTTTCGATGTGAGCAAGGGCTTTGCCTCGAACGGTTTCGGCGCCCACTCGCCGGGCGGCTATTCGATGCTGTCGGCGCTGGTCATTGAAATCGTGCTGACGATGTTCTTCCTGATCGTCATCCTGGGCGCCACCGACAAGCGCGCACCGGCCGGCTTCGCCCCGCTGCCGATCGGCCTGGCGCTGACCCTGATTCACCTGATCAGCATCCCCGTCACCAATACCTCCGTCAATCCGGCCCGCAGCACGGGCGTGGCCCTGTACGTGGGCGACTGGGCGACGAGCCAGCTGTGGCTGTTCTGGCTGGCACCGATCATCGGCGCCTTGCTGGGTGCGCTGGCCTACCGCCTGATTGCCGGCGAAAAAGAGTAGGTCGGCTTGGCCCGCAGGGCGTAAGCCGACAATGCCGGCAACGCAGCTTGTCGGCTTACGCGCGGCCTTGCCACGCTAAGCCGACCTACGCGGCTGGCCTACCGCCCGATTGCCGGCAAACGATTTGACGAAAGCAGCCCACGGGCTGCTTTTTTCGTTTACTCGGCCGCGCGCCACTCGCTCAGGTAGTGCTGCGGCGTGCGACCCAGGATGCGGCGGAACATGGCGCTGAAGGCGCTGGGGCTGGCGTAGCCCAGCGCATAGGCGATGGCGGCCACGCCTTCGCCCCGGTCCAGGCGGCAGAAGGCCTCGGCCAGGTGGACTTGCTGCAGCCATTGGCGGTAGTGCAGACCCGTTTCCTTGGGGAATAAACGGATCAGGGTGCGCGCGCTGGCGCCCGCATCCTGCGCCCAGTCCTCGATGCTGCGCCGGCTGCCGGGCGCGTCCATGATGGCCGAGCAGACGGCCACCAGGCGGCGGTCGCGCGGCCAGGGGATAGCGAGGGGCACGGTATCGGCCGCCGCCAGTTCCGACAGGATCAGGTGCGCCAGCCAGTCGCCGCGCCCCTCTAGCGCATATTCGACCGGTTCGGCCAGCAAGGCCAGGATCAGTTCGCGCAGCAGCCGGCTCACTTCCAGCACCTTGCAATCGGCACCATATCGGGCCGCCACCTGTGCGTCGATGTACACGGTACGCATGCTCAGTTCGCTCAAGATGTGGACTTCATGCACGATGCCCACGGGGATCAGCAGGGCGCGCCGCGGCGGCAACATCCATACGCCGTGCTCGGTGGACACGCGCATCACGCCTTCCGTCGCATACAGCAGTTGCGCCCGCACATGGCTGTGCGGCGCCGTGTAGTCGCCCGCCGCATATTGCCGGGACATGGCCGTCACGGGGCGCGGCACGTGCTGGTAATCGTGCGAGCTGGTGCTGCGGCTGAACGGCACGCCATCGGGGTGGGTCTGGACGAGGGGTTGGGTGTACATGCTGGTCGTTGGATGCGCTCTTAATTGTCACCTAGTTGTCACTTGGGCGACGATTATTGGAAGTTATCAGTTCAGTGACCATACTATACTGGCTTCTTTGCCGGGCCGCCCGCCGAGCCCGATTATTGCGGATGACACATGCACACAACCACAACTGCTCCAGCATTGGCCAAGTCCGTGCCGGCGGCTCCTTCGCTTCATAGTTCCCAACAACAATCCGGTCTGGCCATGCACATCCTGGGCGCCGTCGCCTTCGTGCATTTGCTCAATGACTTGATCCAGGCATTATTGCCGTCGATTTATCCGATGCTGAAAGCTGAGTTTTCACTCAGTTTTACCCAGGTCGGCCTCATAACCCTGACGTTCCAGTGCACGGCTTCCTTGCTGCAACCCTGGATCGGCTTGTACACGGACCGCCGTCCGCTGCCATTCCTGCTGCCCGTCGGCATGTGCTTTACCCTGGCCGGCGTGCTGATGCTGTCCGTCGTCTCGACCTTTCCCACCTTGCTGATCGCCTCGGGCCTGATCGGCGTCGGTTCCTCGACCTTCCACCCGGAAGCGTCGCGCGTGGCGCGCATGGCCTCGGGCGGGCGCTACGGCTTTGCCCAGTCGCTGTTCCAGGTGGGCGGCAATGTCGGTTCCGCGCTGGGACCGCTGCTGGCGGCCGCCGTCATCGTCAACCGTGGCCACGGCAATATCGCCTGGTTCAGCCTGCTGGCAGTGCTGGCCATCGGCGTGCTGTACAAGGTCAGCCACTGGTATAGCGGCCACCTGGCCAGCTTCAAGCCGAAGGCGGGCGGCCACGGCCCTAATTTGTCGCGCAACAAGGTGATGGGGGCGCTGGGCGTGCTGGCCCTGCTGGTGTTTTCCAAGTACATCTACATGGCCAGCCTGTCGAGCTACTACACGTTCTACCTGATCGACAAATTCCACCTGTCGCTTGGCGATGCCCAGCTGTATTTGTTCCTGTTCCTCGCCGCCGTGGCGGCCGGCACCTTCATGGGCGGCCCCATCGGCGACCGTATCGGCCGCAAGCGCGTGATCTGGATTTCCATCCTGGGCGCCGCGCCATTTACCCTGCTGCTGCCCTACGTCGACCTGTTCTGGACGGCCGTGCTGACGGTGATCATCGGCTTCGTGATTTCATCCGCGTTTTCCGCCATCGTCGTCTTCGCGCAGGAACTGGTGCCGGGCAAGGTGGGCATGATCGCGGGGATTTTCTTTGGCCTGATGTTCGGCGTGTCCGGCATCGCCGCCGCCGCGATGGGCCACCTGGCCGACGTGGCGGGCATCGCCTATGTGTACAAAATCTGCTCCTACCTGCCGCTGCTGGGCATCCTGACGGTGCTGCTGCCGCATATCGAACAGGCGAAAAAATAAGCTGGCGCCGCAGGAGGGCTTGACGGCCCGCCCGCGCGCATGCGATATTGTCCCATGATCTCTTCCATCCTCCCTCCAGTCCTTGCATACCGCGCCGCCGCTGCGCTGTGTCCGTGTACCTGGCTTCGCGAGGATGCGGCCCGGCGCCGTTAAACTTTTTACTCCTCATTCCGATGGCCACAGCGTTGAAAAACCTGTGGCCATTTTCTTTTCCGCAACGCGCATGAAAGCCCCGCATGACACTTCATTTGTACGACACGTATAGCCGCAGCCTACGGCCCTTCGAAACCATCGCCCCGGGCCAGGCGGGCCTGTATGCCTGCGGTCCCACCGTCTACGATTACGCGCACATCGGCAACCTGCGCACCTATCTGTTCGTCGACGGCTTGCGCCGCGCGCTCGAATTCAATGGCTTGCAGGTGCGCCACGTGATGAACATCACGGACGTCGGCCATCTGACGTCGGATGCGGACAGCGGCGACGACAAGATCGAGGCGCGCAGCGCCCGCAGCGGCAAGTCCGCCTGGGACATCGCTGCCGAATTTACCCGCGCGTTCGAGGGCGATCTGCGCCAGCTCAATATCCTGCCGCCCACCGTCTGGTGCCGCGCCACGGACCACATCGCGGAGCAGATCGCCTTCATCCTCGACCTGGAAGCGAAAGGCTATACCTACCGCACGGACGACGGGATCTATTTCGACACGACGCGCCAGGACAGCTATGGCAAACTGGCGCGTCTGAACCGCGACGGCCTGCAGGCGGGCAAGCGCGTGGACCTGGGAGAGAAACGCGACATCTGCGACTTCGCGCTGTGGAAGTTCAGCGGCGTGCCGGGACAGCGGCAAATGGAGTGGGATAGCCCGTGGGGCCTGGGTTTCCCGGGCTGGCATATCGAATGCTCGGCCATGGCGGAAAAGCACCTGGGCGCGTACTTCGACATCCATTGCGGCGGCGAAGACCACGTGGCCGTCCACCACAGTAACGAGATCGCGCAAACGGAGGCGCGCCACGGCACGCGCCTGGCCAACTTCTGGCTGCACGGCGCTTTCCTGAAAACACAGGATGCGAAGATGTCGAAATCGTCGGGCGACTTTTTACGCCTGCAAAGCCTGGTGGAGCAGGGCATCGATCCGCTGGCCTACCGCTACCTGTGCCTGG
Coding sequences within:
- a CDS encoding GNAT family N-acetyltransferase gives rise to the protein MHAPLHISSERNELDVPMIHRYLSEQSYWKRGVAIDTVRKGIANALCFGGYVDGQQVAFARVVTDYTDFAYLRDVFVLPQYQGRGYGKQMVAAVLGDARLRDVAWMLGTDDAHGLYAGFGFTPLEAPQKYMRRPAPVKLSKE
- a CDS encoding Ivy family c-type lysozyme inhibitor → MSARLLLPLFLGAAVALAAMPAQARTPRLSLIEQAQSCDGGATCPYFPDVYKADYAFRKAFNVGLKKAGLKRQRWVPDGVASPLKPVEIDGKARLLSSVCEPHNCGHRYSILYDPAARSMTGVYMGSDGKGGVRTVYFGEPSIAEAELLYKN
- the aqpZ gene encoding aquaporin Z, with the translated sequence MKQYGAEFLGTFWLVLGGCGSAVLAAAFPGLGIGFVGVALAFGLTVLTMAYAIGHISGCHLNPAVSIGLWAGGRFPANQLLPYIIAQVLGAIVAGGVLYVIASGQAGFDVSKGFASNGFGAHSPGGYSMLSALVIEIVLTMFFLIVILGATDKRAPAGFAPLPIGLALTLIHLISIPVTNTSVNPARSTGVALYVGDWATSQLWLFWLAPIIGALLGALAYRLIAGEKE
- the cysS gene encoding cysteine--tRNA ligase yields the protein MTLHLYDTYSRSLRPFETIAPGQAGLYACGPTVYDYAHIGNLRTYLFVDGLRRALEFNGLQVRHVMNITDVGHLTSDADSGDDKIEARSARSGKSAWDIAAEFTRAFEGDLRQLNILPPTVWCRATDHIAEQIAFILDLEAKGYTYRTDDGIYFDTTRQDSYGKLARLNRDGLQAGKRVDLGEKRDICDFALWKFSGVPGQRQMEWDSPWGLGFPGWHIECSAMAEKHLGAYFDIHCGGEDHVAVHHSNEIAQTEARHGTRLANFWLHGAFLKTQDAKMSKSSGDFLRLQSLVEQGIDPLAYRYLCLGAHYRSSLNFTDEALRAAASGLARLRVSVHGLGQVDSEAAPDPAWLARFAAQVNDDLNFPRALAVAWELLKSELPDAVKKATMARFDAALGLDLLAWQPAQVDVPQPVQAWMAERAIARAQRQWAEADRLRALARAAGYDIDDTPQGQQARPL
- a CDS encoding amidase family protein — translated: MSRPVLARATAPASPMAHLLDAGVLPQQQMMQAGKLSSHALTSQYLARIRSLCSIGARAYPGIEINPDALKIALEMDRERQVHKVRGPLHGIPVVLRDNIATGDRMKTRTQAPLATHASCDSFVAARLRAAGAVIIGKSNLRQWAAVSVPHASASWAGLTILAVDSAADGSIVAPASNCGLVAIKPTGRAAGGQGGEPATAGPMAPSVREAAWLLAALSGERLADGMVFDAAGLRGRRIGVARSLFGLCAGTDALIEQALNVLREQGAELIELPPAPGPGGIDALLRSHGLDALVGPTCHGVAQPQSDLPHITVPAGVLGGLPVGLSFIGPAHGEKPLIAMAYAYEQATLHRRTPALPSSITLALRRP
- a CDS encoding MFS transporter, which produces MHTTTTAPALAKSVPAAPSLHSSQQQSGLAMHILGAVAFVHLLNDLIQALLPSIYPMLKAEFSLSFTQVGLITLTFQCTASLLQPWIGLYTDRRPLPFLLPVGMCFTLAGVLMLSVVSTFPTLLIASGLIGVGSSTFHPEASRVARMASGGRYGFAQSLFQVGGNVGSALGPLLAAAVIVNRGHGNIAWFSLLAVLAIGVLYKVSHWYSGHLASFKPKAGGHGPNLSRNKVMGALGVLALLVFSKYIYMASLSSYYTFYLIDKFHLSLGDAQLYLFLFLAAVAAGTFMGGPIGDRIGRKRVIWISILGAAPFTLLLPYVDLFWTAVLTVIIGFVISSAFSAIVVFAQELVPGKVGMIAGIFFGLMFGVSGIAAAAMGHLADVAGIAYVYKICSYLPLLGILTVLLPHIEQAKK
- a CDS encoding AraC family transcriptional regulator, yielding MYTQPLVQTHPDGVPFSRSTSSHDYQHVPRPVTAMSRQYAAGDYTAPHSHVRAQLLYATEGVMRVSTEHGVWMLPPRRALLIPVGIVHEVHILSELSMRTVYIDAQVAARYGADCKVLEVSRLLRELILALLAEPVEYALEGRGDWLAHLILSELAAADTVPLAIPWPRDRRLVAVCSAIMDAPGSRRSIEDWAQDAGASARTLIRLFPKETGLHYRQWLQQVHLAEAFCRLDRGEGVAAIAYALGYASPSAFSAMFRRILGRTPQHYLSEWRAAE